Genomic window (Magnolia sinica isolate HGM2019 chromosome 10, MsV1, whole genome shotgun sequence):
ATTCAAAATTGCCATAGCcattgagaagttttcaatgggaaGTGTTTAATCCTCATTATTTTCTGTAGTGTCATTGTCTTAGGCTTTGAATCTATTTCATCTTTTAGCTCATGTTTTAAATAGTAATGCCATTTCCATTCATGGGATCCATTGATATCGTGGATTTTAAAGCCATTGAAGTCGCCCATTAGTTTATGGCAAATATTAATGGATAAATGTATTAGCTACCCATAAGAATTAAATTTACACCGAAACTCAGTGTATGCACACAGACATAGTCATTCCTTCCATGTAATCTCATTCGGTGTGTCTGGATGCACGTCGAATCGAAATGCAATTCCCACTCTAGCAATGTGGGAAGAGACTGCTAAATGTCACACGCGTATACAACCCATTCCATCCACACGCAGGTACACGTGCCAATATATAATACGGGTGTGAGATCTGAGCCTTCCATCTGGTTGGAAGTAATGCTTAGATCTCCTATCTCGAAAATTACTCAGTTTCACTCATGAATTAGGCCACAACGTAAAACTGATGGGCAACCATTTGTTTTACACGGTATGGTCCTCTAAAGTCTAAAATTGCTTGATTTTGAGGCCAATAGATCTGAACAATGTCACCCACCTGACCCATTTCTCAGGTCAATCCAGTCCActccttaggtggaccacaagtgGATGAGAGATGTACAATTCAAACAAAGAAGATCAACGGTCTATATTTGACGAATTTAATGAACAGTCCTGATTGATCACGTGTGCaacagaaaatgaaaaaagaaagacacCACGAGGTTAGCTGTATCAGTACACATCAGGAAAAATACAACCGAAAGTAGGGAGAAAATCCAGTTGAAATGCACACATACAGATATAGTCACACATACAAAAGAGGAATTGTACGGTCGCCGACCGAGCATTCAGTTCTGATAAGTAGGGCCCACATTTCAGTGATCCGTTCTGTTCGCTCTCGTGATAGATCCTGCCCATGACACACCTAATGTCAGAAGATCCTGACCGTCAAGATCTGGAATTcccttttttgttgtttttttagtGTTGAACATGGATCGTTCCTATCTTGTTCTTCGTAACCGTCTATTCTTGTATCCAACGGTCGAAATGCTGTCACGATATCTTCTATAGTGGCCCATCTATAGTGAGATGCAACAGATCAATAGATCAACGGTCTAATTTCCACATGTGTGTAAAAGCCAACCCTTGTCTACGAAATGTACCATAAATAACATCAACGACATTAAATCTAGTGCCGCACGACCATACACGTGTCATATCCGTACTTGAAGATGGGATGATACTGATTAAACGATCTTGACCATTCATTTCCGTTTATCAAATTTAAACAGCTGATCATTCCACTTGAACCGTTCATTCCATCCACACAAATCAACGGTTAGGATCTTTCAGTATGATCTCCATCCGAATTCTTCAtctacaatgggccccatgatTTAAAAGGTCCAGATCAAATCCGGAATATCCAAAGTGTAATACGGGTCATACACCACAATCTTTTAAAAGAAAAGGTGGCCAACTATCACCACAATCATCACCGTTGAAAATTCCTCTCTTTGATGAGAGAACCTCCCTATCCCATcgatttaaaaaccctaaatcctcTCGtcttctccatctctctctctctctctctctctctcttcgcccTCTCTCCTTTTACCAATCCCATCCTCAATCCAGAAGAAAATTACCAAGAAACCCCTCTCCTCCTTCCAAGAACTTTCTACCCCTTCCTTCGCTAATAACACCACCATGCCTTCTTCTTCCTACAGAAGAGCTTGGAATGATCGATTCCATACAGAGTCATGAAGCCGAATCAAACCGCCATGAATCGCCCACGTCGCAGACCCGATCTCACCCTTCCTCTCCCACAACGAGATCCGTCTCTGGCCGTACCCCTCCCTCTTCCTCCTCCTGCGACGTCAGCACCCCCTTCATcctcgtcgtcgtcgtcgtcatcttcctcttcctcttctagCCTTCATGCATCGCAGCTCACCCCCAATCCATCCGAATTCGATCGCATCCGTCGGATCGGGAGCGGTAGCGGCGGCACCGTGTATATGGTGGTCCATCGGCCCACCAAAAAGATCTACGCCCTTAAGGTGATCTACGGTAACCATGAGGACGCCGTCCGGCGCCAGATCTGCCGCGAGATCGAGATCCTCCGCACCGCCGACAACCCCTGCGTCGTCCGATGCCATGGCATGTTCGACCACGCCGGCGAGATCCAGATCCTTCTCGAGTACATGAACCGCGGGTCCTTGGATTCACCTAACAACCCGATCCCCGAACCCTTTCTATCCAACGTGGCCAACCAGGTCCTCCAGGGTCTGGCCTACCTCCACCGCAGGAAGATCGTCCACCGCGACATCAAGCCGTCGAATCTTCTGATCAACGATCGTAACCAGGTCAAGATCGCCGATTTCGGCGTGAGCCGGATCCTCGCCCAGACCATGGATCCATGTAATTCATCGGTCGGGACGATCGCCTACATGAGCCCCGAGCGGATCAACACCGATCTCAACCACGGAGCCTACGACGGCTACGCCGGAGATATATGGAGCTTGGGTGTATCGATGCTGGAATGCTATCTGGGGAGATTTCCGTTCACCGTCGGCAAGCAAGGAGATTGGGCCAGCTTGGTGGTGGCGATCTGCTAC
Coding sequences:
- the LOC131217140 gene encoding mitogen-activated protein kinase kinase 5-like, with the protein product MKPNQTAMNRPRRRPDLTLPLPQRDPSLAVPLPLPPPATSAPPSSSSSSSSSSSSSSSLHASQLTPNPSEFDRIRRIGSGSGGTVYMVVHRPTKKIYALKVIYGNHEDAVRRQICREIEILRTADNPCVVRCHGMFDHAGEIQILLEYMNRGSLDSPNNPIPEPFLSNVANQVLQGLAYLHRRKIVHRDIKPSNLLINDRNQVKIADFGVSRILAQTMDPCNSSVGTIAYMSPERINTDLNHGAYDGYAGDIWSLGVSMLECYLGRFPFTVGKQGDWASLVVAICYSQPPEAPPTASREFRDFISRCLQREPSKRATAAQLLDHPFVWQNNAGGQVLQNPHSSTHG